A single window of Synechococcus sp. CBW1004 DNA harbors:
- a CDS encoding DUF427 domain-containing protein, with amino-acid sequence MERVADYPRPPRLEPCALPVRVEALGRVLAEGDRSLRVLETFHPPTLYLPPEAMHLAMLQPAPGHSFCEWKGVARYFDVVLPEGEPSPLNPRLRRLVRAVWQYPEPAPAFAALAGWYAVYPALMDGCWLDGERVIPQPGGFYGGWITSWVQGPFKGDPGHPQLV; translated from the coding sequence ATCGAACGTGTGGCCGATTACCCCAGGCCGCCGCGGCTCGAGCCCTGCGCCCTGCCGGTGCGGGTGGAGGCGCTGGGCCGGGTGCTGGCCGAGGGGGATCGCTCGCTGCGGGTGCTTGAAACCTTCCACCCACCCACGCTCTATCTGCCGCCGGAGGCCATGCATCTGGCGATGCTGCAGCCCGCTCCCGGCCACAGCTTCTGCGAATGGAAGGGGGTGGCTCGTTATTTCGATGTGGTCCTCCCCGAAGGTGAGCCGTCACCGCTGAACCCGCGCCTGCGCCGTCTGGTGCGTGCGGTGTGGCAGTACCCCGAACCGGCGCCCGCCTTCGCGGCCCTCGCAGGCTGGTATGCGGTCTATCCGGCGCTGATGGACGGCTGCTGGCTGGATGGCGAGCGGGTGATCCCTCAGCCGGGCGGCTTCTATGGCGGTTGGATCACCTCCTGGGTGCAGGGCCCATTCAAGGGCGATCCGGGGCACCCTCAGCTGGTGTGA
- a CDS encoding Nif11-like leader peptide family RiPP precursor, with translation MSLEQLDAFLARVKDDPELRERVQNPADPLELADFLALARGSGFAVEEADVIAAQERAEACLSDEELQRRAGEEARRLRHFIPG, from the coding sequence TCGAGCAGCTGGATGCCTTCCTTGCCCGTGTCAAGGACGACCCGGAGCTGAGGGAGCGTGTGCAGAACCCCGCCGATCCGCTGGAGCTGGCGGATTTCCTGGCGCTGGCCCGGGGTTCGGGTTTCGCGGTGGAGGAGGCGGATGTGATCGCCGCCCAGGAGCGTGCCGAGGCTTGCCTCAGCGATGAGGAGCTGCAGCGCCGCGCCGGTGAGGAGGCGCGCCGCCTGCGCCATTTCATTCCGGGTTGA
- a CDS encoding mechanosensitive ion channel family protein produces the protein MLNDFFLPLQLQIPLGGLLLSMLSWLLLEVVGRRCRPRSLLRGLLLTSRLSVAATCLLVGLGWWLALQLDPLVVNLERDGHEVRELLVAIGVAWTLVRWRQELQRDREGYAQEILPRLNEKDRLFLYDVIQKLLTISVGAILAYEVMQQLGVSAAVLITAGGFGAAAVGFGAQGVVSNSLSGLSLYVNRPFIVGDFIEIPAHQLMGTVEQISWFYTQLRSPDRQPVYVPNIIFTSTPVVNTAAIDNRRLLIQFSVSYDDRPLITAIVAELEQMLADHPMVDQAKLQAVHFTGYGASSLDLRLLAHACSSEITEAWTLQQDLLLRIGDVVERHGASMPFPTRTLLLPHQLSPAHTS, from the coding sequence ATGCTGAACGACTTCTTCCTGCCTCTGCAGCTCCAGATCCCCCTCGGGGGCCTGCTGCTGTCCATGCTCAGCTGGCTGCTGCTGGAGGTGGTGGGTCGTCGTTGCCGCCCCCGCTCCCTGCTGCGCGGACTGCTGCTCACCAGTCGCCTGAGCGTCGCGGCCACCTGCCTGCTGGTGGGCCTGGGCTGGTGGCTGGCCCTCCAGCTCGACCCGCTTGTGGTGAACCTGGAGAGGGACGGCCATGAGGTGCGCGAACTGCTGGTGGCCATCGGGGTGGCCTGGACCCTGGTGCGCTGGCGCCAGGAACTGCAGCGAGATCGCGAGGGCTATGCCCAGGAGATCCTGCCCCGGCTGAATGAGAAGGACCGGCTCTTTCTGTACGACGTGATTCAGAAACTGCTGACCATCTCCGTGGGCGCGATCCTGGCCTACGAAGTGATGCAGCAGCTGGGGGTGTCCGCGGCGGTCCTGATCACGGCCGGAGGATTCGGCGCGGCGGCAGTGGGCTTCGGGGCCCAGGGGGTCGTGTCCAATTCGCTGAGCGGCCTCAGCCTCTATGTCAATCGCCCGTTCATCGTGGGCGACTTCATTGAGATTCCCGCCCATCAGCTGATGGGAACGGTCGAGCAGATCAGCTGGTTTTACACCCAGCTGCGTAGTCCGGATCGCCAGCCGGTGTATGTCCCGAACATCATCTTCACCAGCACGCCAGTGGTGAATACTGCGGCGATCGACAACCGGCGGCTGTTGATCCAGTTCAGCGTCAGCTATGACGACCGGCCGCTCATTACGGCGATCGTGGCCGAGCTGGAGCAGATGCTGGCCGACCACCCGATGGTCGACCAGGCCAAGCTTCAGGCCGTTCACTTCACCGGCTACGGCGCCAGCAGCCTCGACCTGCGCCTGCTCGCCCATGCGTGCAGCTCCGAGATCACCGAGGCCTGGACCCTGCAGCAGGACCTGCTGCTCCGGATCGGCGACGTGGTGGAGCGTCACGGCGCCTCAATGCCCTTCCCCACCCGTACCCTGTTGCTCCCACACCAGCTGAGCCCGGCTCACACCAGCTGA
- the ribD gene encoding bifunctional diaminohydroxyphosphoribosylaminopyrimidine deaminase/5-amino-6-(5-phosphoribosylamino)uracil reductase RibD encodes MDSLSSPWIPWMRRALQLAALGQGRTSPNPLVGAVVLDADGTLVGEGFHARAGEPHAEVGALAMAGERARGGTLVVTLEPCCHHGRTPPCSEAVIAAGITRVVVAMGDPNPRVAGGGLEQLRAAGVEVITGALEAEARSLNAPFLHRIATGRPLGILKWAMSLDGRTALPNGASQWISGPAARRWVHALRARCDAVIVGGGTVRADDPLLTSRGQRDPEPLRVVLSRSLDLPAGAQLWDTTTAPTLVVHGCDAPSQARFQLDRHSVERLELADCGPRALLEELAGRGCNQVLWECGPELAAAALRQGCVQELAAVIAPKLLGGVAARTAIGDLGLEAMEQVRTWTSTGRSPIGPDLLWRLTP; translated from the coding sequence ATGGATTCCCTGTCCTCCCCCTGGATCCCCTGGATGAGGCGGGCGCTTCAGCTGGCGGCGCTCGGGCAGGGTCGCACCAGCCCGAACCCGCTGGTGGGCGCCGTGGTGCTCGATGCCGATGGAACCCTGGTGGGCGAGGGCTTCCACGCCCGCGCTGGTGAGCCCCACGCCGAAGTGGGTGCCCTGGCGATGGCGGGAGAGCGGGCCCGCGGCGGCACCCTGGTGGTGACCCTGGAGCCCTGCTGCCACCACGGCCGCACACCTCCCTGCAGCGAGGCCGTGATCGCCGCCGGCATCACCCGGGTGGTGGTGGCGATGGGCGATCCCAACCCGCGCGTGGCCGGAGGCGGCCTGGAGCAGCTGCGGGCCGCCGGAGTGGAGGTGATCACGGGCGCGCTGGAGGCCGAGGCCCGCTCGCTCAATGCACCCTTCCTGCACCGCATCGCCACGGGCCGGCCGCTGGGGATTCTCAAGTGGGCGATGAGTCTCGATGGCCGCACCGCGCTGCCCAACGGCGCCAGCCAGTGGATCAGCGGCCCGGCCGCCAGGCGCTGGGTGCATGCGCTCAGAGCCCGTTGCGACGCCGTGATCGTCGGTGGCGGCACCGTGCGGGCCGATGACCCACTGCTCACCAGCCGCGGCCAGCGCGACCCCGAGCCCCTGCGCGTCGTGCTCAGCCGCAGCCTGGACCTACCCGCCGGGGCCCAGCTGTGGGACACCACCACGGCCCCCACCCTGGTGGTGCATGGCTGCGACGCCCCCAGCCAGGCCCGATTCCAGCTCGACCGGCACAGCGTGGAGCGCCTGGAGCTGGCCGACTGCGGCCCACGGGCCCTGCTGGAGGAGCTGGCAGGGCGGGGCTGCAACCAGGTGCTGTGGGAGTGCGGACCGGAGCTGGCGGCGGCGGCTCTGCGCCAGGGCTGCGTGCAGGAGCTGGCGGCGGTCATCGCCCCCAAACTGCTCGGTGGTGTTGCGGCGCGCACCGCCATCGGCGATCTGGGACTGGAAGCCATGGAACAGGTGCGGACCTGGACAAGCACCGGCCGCAGCCCCATCGGCCCCGACCTGCTGTGGCGGCTGACCCCGTGA